The Desulfurellaceae bacterium genome includes a window with the following:
- a CDS encoding SDR family oxidoreductase gives MDTGDGLRTFEAAVAIVTGAASGIGRALAEELARRGAQVILADRQIELARDVAAGITARQGSAQAVEVDVTDFPAVERLVGETVHTHGRLDYLFNNAGLAVGGEAGLYQHEDWQLVLAVNLHGVVNGVQAAYPVMRTQGYGHIVNTASMAGLCPAPMAVSYAATKHAVVGLSTSLRIEAAEAGLRVSVLCPGFIRTPILHGGGKYGKDLRHLSPEQQDRLVERSRPMDPAAFAQRALNAVARNRAIIIVPGGWKLLWWLNRLSPTFVLWLTRRLYRSLKRQLADTDSPTLSEGG, from the coding sequence ATGGACACCGGCGACGGCTTACGCACATTTGAGGCTGCGGTCGCTATTGTAACCGGCGCGGCTTCGGGCATTGGCCGAGCCTTGGCCGAAGAGCTGGCCCGGCGCGGCGCGCAGGTGATCCTGGCCGACCGCCAGATCGAGCTGGCCCGGGACGTTGCCGCCGGCATCACCGCCCGGCAGGGCAGCGCCCAGGCGGTCGAGGTCGACGTGACCGACTTCCCGGCGGTCGAGCGGCTGGTCGGGGAGACGGTGCACACCCACGGCCGTCTGGACTACCTGTTCAACAACGCCGGGCTGGCCGTCGGCGGCGAGGCAGGCCTGTACCAGCATGAAGACTGGCAGCTGGTGCTTGCGGTCAACCTGCACGGGGTGGTCAACGGTGTGCAGGCTGCCTACCCGGTGATGCGCACCCAGGGCTACGGCCATATCGTGAATACCGCCTCCATGGCCGGCCTGTGTCCGGCGCCGATGGCCGTCAGCTACGCCGCCACCAAGCACGCCGTCGTCGGTCTGTCGACCTCGTTGCGCATCGAAGCCGCCGAGGCCGGGCTGCGGGTGAGCGTCCTATGTCCGGGCTTCATCCGCACCCCGATTCTGCACGGGGGCGGCAAATACGGCAAAGACCTGAGGCATCTCTCGCCCGAGCAACAAGACCGGCTGGTCGAGCGTTCCAGACCCATGGACCCGGCCGCCTTTGCCCAACGGGCGCTGAACGCGGTGGCCCGCAACCGGGCCATCATCATCGTCCCGGGCGGCTGGAAGCTGCTGTGGTGGCTCAACCGCCTGTCGCCCACGTTTGTGCTGTGGCTGACCCGGCGGCTATACCGCTCGCTGAAGCGGCAGCTGGCCGACACGGATTCTCCCACGTTATCAGAAGGGGGATAG
- a CDS encoding Uma2 family endonuclease has product MAVTPSPPTPPATPPASPQADIGMIWRLHVDQYHAMIQAGILTTDDPVELLEGWLVTKMPKNPRHRVVTQLTREALAQLLPPAWYADAQEPITTADSEPEPDVVVVRGERRHYLDRHPGPSDLALVIEVADSSPQRDRILKKRLYAAAAIAEYWIINLIDNQIEVHTEPSASGAQPDYQQSRIYTVADTLPVVLEGREVGRLAVQDALP; this is encoded by the coding sequence ATGGCAGTCACCCCGTCCCCTCCCACTCCTCCCGCCACACCACCGGCAAGCCCGCAGGCCGATATTGGTATGATCTGGCGCCTCCATGTGGATCAGTACCACGCCATGATCCAGGCTGGCATTCTGACCACGGATGATCCAGTCGAGCTGTTGGAAGGATGGCTTGTCACCAAAATGCCCAAGAACCCGCGCCACCGCGTTGTGACCCAGTTGACCCGTGAAGCCCTGGCTCAGCTTCTGCCCCCGGCTTGGTATGCCGATGCTCAGGAACCCATCACCACTGCCGACAGCGAACCGGAGCCGGATGTTGTCGTTGTGCGGGGAGAACGACGCCACTACCTGGACCGCCACCCAGGCCCGTCAGACCTCGCTCTCGTCATTGAAGTCGCGGATTCTTCTCCGCAACGTGACCGCATCCTCAAGAAACGCCTGTACGCTGCCGCCGCAATTGCCGAGTATTGGATTATCAACCTGATCGACAATCAGATCGAAGTCCATACCGAGCCATCAGCCTCAGGCGCGCAGCCGGACTACCAGCAATCGCGTATCTACACCGTGGCAGACACGCTTCCGGTGGTACTCGAAGGGCGTGAGGTCGGCCGGCTGGCCGTGCAAGACGCTTTGCCCTAG
- a CDS encoding MFS transporter, whose amino-acid sequence MALQPISEPTPASAPAITPAYRRYALLVLLLVFASSHVDRQILAILLEPIKHELVLSDTQLGFLSGIAFAIFYATLGIPIAMWADRSNRRNIIALALATWSGMTVLCGLAANFLQLALARIGVGVGEAGSSPPSHSMIADMYPPAERGTAMGVFAAGANLGLLVGFLVGGWVNQWYGWRMAFYVVGAPGLVLAVIVRLSLREPPRGYAEGLGPRQQTAPRLGEVVRFMLSTPSLRHLLTGVTLTSFVGYGVVLWLPAFLVRSHGLTSGTIGTLLAVFLGLIGGLGTYSGGLLADRLARRDVRWNVWLVGIAILVAVPFGFSMYLASDTRLALVAFIVPAFVGGVFIGPSFAMNQGLVQVRMRSVASALLLFILNIIGLGFGPQTIGVVSDLLRPDYGDESLRYALLGVSLINIWAAFHYFMAGRTLRADLARAQDVAAGD is encoded by the coding sequence ATGGCCCTCCAGCCTATATCCGAGCCGACGCCTGCAAGCGCACCGGCCATCACCCCCGCCTACCGGCGCTACGCCTTGCTCGTCCTGCTGCTGGTGTTTGCCTCCAGCCATGTCGACCGCCAGATTCTGGCCATTCTGTTGGAGCCGATCAAGCACGAGCTGGTGCTGTCGGACACCCAGCTGGGCTTTCTGTCCGGCATCGCCTTTGCCATCTTCTATGCCACGCTGGGGATTCCGATTGCGATGTGGGCCGACCGCAGCAACCGGCGCAACATCATCGCCCTGGCCCTGGCCACCTGGAGCGGAATGACCGTCTTGTGCGGGCTGGCGGCGAATTTTTTGCAGCTGGCCCTGGCCCGGATCGGGGTGGGGGTGGGCGAGGCCGGGTCGAGCCCGCCGTCGCACTCGATGATCGCCGATATGTATCCGCCCGCCGAGCGGGGCACGGCGATGGGGGTGTTTGCCGCTGGGGCCAACCTGGGGCTTTTGGTCGGTTTTCTGGTCGGCGGCTGGGTCAACCAGTGGTACGGCTGGCGGATGGCCTTTTATGTGGTTGGCGCGCCGGGCCTGGTGCTGGCGGTCATCGTCCGCTTGAGCCTGCGCGAGCCGCCCCGGGGCTATGCCGAGGGCCTGGGGCCTCGGCAGCAGACCGCCCCGCGACTGGGCGAGGTGGTCCGCTTCATGCTCTCGACCCCCTCCCTGCGCCACCTGTTGACGGGCGTGACCCTGACCTCTTTTGTCGGCTATGGGGTGGTCTTGTGGCTGCCCGCTTTTCTGGTCCGCTCGCACGGGCTGACGAGCGGGACGATCGGCACGCTGCTGGCCGTGTTTCTGGGGCTGATCGGCGGCCTGGGGACGTATAGCGGGGGGCTGCTGGCCGACCGCCTGGCCAGGCGTGACGTGCGCTGGAATGTGTGGCTGGTCGGGATCGCCATCCTGGTGGCGGTGCCGTTCGGCTTCAGCATGTACCTGGCGTCGGATACCCGCCTGGCGCTCGTCGCCTTTATTGTGCCGGCCTTTGTCGGCGGGGTGTTTATCGGCCCCAGCTTTGCCATGAATCAGGGTCTGGTCCAGGTCCGCATGCGGTCGGTTGCCTCAGCCCTGCTGCTGTTTATCCTGAATATCATCGGCCTGGGCTTCGGGCCGCAAACCATCGGCGTGGTCAGCGACCTGCTGCGGCCCGACTACGGCGACGAGTCCCTGCGCTACGCCCTGCTGGGGGTGTCGCTGATCAACATCTGGGCCGCGTTTCATTACTTCATGGCCGGCCGGACGCTGCGGGCCGACCTGGCCCGGGCTCAGGACGTGGCGGCGGGCGACTGA
- a CDS encoding DUF1330 domain-containing protein yields MAAYIIVDVKVTDPNTYQGYTKLVPATVEAYGGKFIVRGGAAENLEGDWQPNRVVVLEFESVAQAKAWWNSDEYREPKALRQSASQAQMIVVEGA; encoded by the coding sequence ATGGCAGCCTACATCATTGTTGACGTGAAAGTGACCGACCCCAACACCTATCAGGGCTACACCAAGCTCGTCCCGGCCACGGTCGAAGCCTACGGCGGCAAATTCATTGTGCGCGGTGGCGCAGCCGAAAATCTGGAGGGCGACTGGCAGCCCAACCGGGTCGTGGTGCTGGAGTTTGAGAGCGTCGCACAGGCCAAGGCGTGGTGGAACTCCGACGAATACCGGGAACCCAAGGCTCTGCGCCAGAGCGCCTCCCAGGCCCAGATGATTGTCGTCGAGGGTGCCTGA
- a CDS encoding outer membrane lipoprotein-sorting protein, translating to MASIWSGLLIAGLLFCASPASAELQIGDTLDTTNWQEAEGLMPEAILRRFASGQHISTLIEIPTGGLEWGSRFLELTEANAGKYAINAKGVMVETATGTWPRYTDGGFPFPAIDPNDPHIANKIMYNMALAGGPVDDVDVFVNLFWVKEGGLDRSIDFKGRVITYGARWSGPRANPDEVAAKTLLYGVAPYDAVGLATLSWGYLDPEKWTSLWTFVPVLRRVRRLAASNTSDGIFGSHFSRDDGGTFSGKIQYFDWKLIGEREALVAYTLPTPKVWKREGTAFRLVANESAAVMPWPGKSKLFDQTAISWQGAAWWPTNLHLTRRPVWIVEATAKDPYYAYGRQIIWIDKELFRGYYKEIYDRSGKYWKTILVSGGQALSEDREFSTRQADYGLALDEHSATANVVLPLREGNDIRVNVGLPETDFSYQSLSRLGK from the coding sequence ATGGCAAGCATCTGGTCGGGGCTGCTGATAGCGGGGCTGCTCTTCTGCGCCTCCCCCGCTTCCGCCGAGTTGCAAATCGGCGACACCTTGGACACCACGAACTGGCAGGAGGCCGAAGGCTTGATGCCGGAAGCCATTCTGCGCCGCTTTGCCTCGGGGCAGCATATCTCGACCCTCATCGAGATTCCCACCGGCGGGCTGGAGTGGGGCAGCCGTTTTCTGGAACTGACCGAGGCCAACGCCGGCAAGTATGCCATAAACGCCAAGGGGGTCATGGTCGAAACCGCAACCGGGACATGGCCGCGCTATACCGACGGCGGCTTCCCTTTCCCTGCAATCGACCCGAACGACCCGCATATCGCCAACAAGATCATGTACAACATGGCGCTGGCCGGCGGCCCGGTCGATGACGTCGATGTGTTCGTCAACCTGTTCTGGGTCAAAGAAGGCGGCCTCGACCGTTCCATCGATTTCAAGGGCCGGGTGATCACCTATGGGGCGCGCTGGAGCGGCCCCCGCGCCAACCCCGACGAGGTCGCGGCAAAAACCCTGCTGTACGGGGTCGCCCCATACGATGCGGTCGGCCTGGCCACGCTGAGCTGGGGCTACCTGGACCCCGAAAAATGGACCTCATTGTGGACGTTTGTGCCCGTTCTGCGTCGTGTGCGCCGGCTGGCCGCGTCGAATACCTCGGACGGCATATTCGGCTCACACTTCAGCCGCGACGACGGCGGCACCTTCTCGGGCAAAATCCAGTACTTTGACTGGAAGCTGATCGGCGAGCGGGAGGCCCTGGTGGCCTATACCCTGCCCACCCCGAAAGTCTGGAAACGCGAGGGCACGGCGTTTCGACTGGTGGCCAACGAGAGCGCGGCGGTCATGCCCTGGCCGGGCAAGAGCAAACTCTTCGATCAGACCGCCATCTCCTGGCAGGGCGCGGCTTGGTGGCCGACCAATCTGCACCTGACCAGGCGCCCGGTGTGGATTGTCGAGGCCACGGCCAAAGACCCCTACTACGCCTATGGGCGCCAGATCATATGGATCGATAAAGAACTCTTCCGGGGCTACTACAAGGAGATTTATGATCGCTCCGGCAAGTACTGGAAGACGATTCTGGTCAGCGGCGGCCAGGCCCTGAGCGAAGATCGAGAGTTCTCGACCCGGCAGGCGGACTATGGTTTAGCCCTTGACGAGCACTCGGCCACCGCCAACGTCGTCCTGCCCCTGCGCGAGGGCAACGATATTCGCGTCAATGTCGGCCTGCCGGAGACCGACTTCAGCTATCAATCCCTGTCGCGCCTGGGCAAGTAG
- a CDS encoding DUF2442 domain-containing protein — translation MLKDIVSAEPLTGYRLRLAFEDGAEGTVAVRQLIEFTGVFEPLRDEAYFRQLRVNAELGTIEWPNGADLDLDVLYATATNTVIDLEPRRNDAA, via the coding sequence ATGTTGAAGGATATCGTGTCGGCAGAACCGCTGACCGGATATCGGCTCAGGCTCGCATTTGAAGATGGTGCCGAAGGGACTGTGGCAGTTCGACAACTCATCGAGTTCACGGGCGTTTTTGAACCGCTGCGGGATGAAGCCTATTTCAGGCAGCTCCGTGTCAATGCTGAGCTCGGAACGATCGAATGGCCGAACGGTGCCGATCTCGACCTTGATGTTCTCTATGCGACCGCGACAAACACTGTCATAGACTTAGAACCGAGGAGGAACGATGCCGCTTGA
- a CDS encoding DUF3604 domain-containing protein, with the protein MKRFGLVCGVLLVVGAGYLAGAYLGLYGRHEGPGEVSPVPIPAAVLNRRADVQAAASAPGAKHILFGDLHVHTTFSTDAFLISLPMIQGEGAHPPADACDFARFCSGLDFWAITDHAEGLTPQRWAETKDAIRQCNAVSGDPASPDVAAFLGWEWTQIGQTPDDHYGHKNVIFAGLADDEVPARPIGARGNVGRILRSGSRRGLFTTGLLDFPNRQRYFDFAHFLEELSAAPLCPDGVDVRELPAACTEFAPTPRQLFEKLDQWGFDSLVIPHGTTWGFYTPAGSTWDKQLTAGLHDPDRQTLLEVFSGHGNSEEYRDWRAAHIDADGQASCPPPSKDYLPACWRAGEIIRQRCLAAELGAEECEARATRARQHYLDAQVSGFRTVPGARAEDWLDAGQCRDCFLPSFNYRPGGSAQYLLALSNFDDPSAPQRFRFGFMASSDTHTARPGSGYKEVERGSMSDARGARDATWARRLAPPEQEARPESVPFDPATTQLQGFQFLELERQSSFFLTGGLIAAHATGRDRRAVWQALKSKEVYATSGERILLWFDLLESPANARIPMGGSVGLNGSPRFRVRAVGAQKQQPGCPDYSLSALSPERLEHVCRGECYNPSDERRLITRIEVVRIRPQIAPDEPMASLIDDPWQRFTCRPDPNGCVVEFDDPDFAGLGRDAVYYVRAIQEPSPAIHADPLGCEYDENGNCVEVKLCFGDYRTPADDDCLAEHESRAWSSPIFVDFQG; encoded by the coding sequence ATGAAACGCTTTGGGCTCGTGTGTGGTGTGCTGCTCGTTGTTGGAGCCGGATATCTGGCCGGGGCGTATCTGGGGCTGTACGGCCGTCATGAGGGGCCGGGCGAGGTCAGCCCGGTCCCCATCCCGGCTGCGGTGCTGAACCGGCGGGCCGACGTTCAGGCCGCAGCCTCGGCGCCGGGGGCCAAACACATCCTGTTCGGCGACCTGCACGTGCATACGACGTTTTCCACCGACGCGTTTCTCATCAGCCTGCCCATGATCCAGGGCGAGGGCGCCCATCCGCCGGCTGACGCGTGCGATTTCGCCCGCTTCTGTTCGGGCCTGGATTTCTGGGCGATTACCGATCACGCCGAAGGGCTGACGCCCCAGCGCTGGGCCGAGACCAAAGACGCGATTCGTCAGTGCAATGCGGTGTCCGGCGACCCGGCCAGTCCCGACGTGGCAGCCTTCTTGGGCTGGGAGTGGACCCAGATCGGCCAGACGCCCGACGACCACTACGGGCATAAAAACGTGATCTTTGCCGGCCTGGCGGACGACGAGGTGCCGGCCCGGCCGATTGGCGCGCGGGGAAATGTCGGGCGCATCCTGCGCTCGGGTTCGCGGCGTGGGCTGTTCACGACCGGGCTGTTGGATTTCCCCAACCGACAACGGTATTTTGACTTCGCCCATTTTTTGGAAGAACTCAGCGCTGCCCCGCTGTGCCCGGACGGGGTTGACGTGCGTGAGCTGCCCGCCGCCTGCACCGAGTTTGCACCCACCCCGCGCCAGCTGTTTGAAAAGCTCGACCAGTGGGGTTTCGACAGCCTGGTTATTCCGCACGGCACGACCTGGGGATTTTATACCCCGGCCGGCTCGACCTGGGACAAACAGCTGACGGCCGGCCTGCACGACCCGGACAGACAGACCCTGCTGGAGGTTTTCTCGGGCCACGGCAACTCCGAGGAATACCGGGACTGGCGGGCGGCCCACATTGACGCCGACGGGCAGGCCAGCTGTCCCCCGCCGAGCAAAGACTATCTGCCCGCGTGCTGGCGGGCGGGCGAGATTATTCGCCAGCGGTGTCTGGCGGCCGAGCTTGGCGCCGAGGAGTGTGAGGCCCGGGCGACCCGCGCCCGCCAGCACTATCTTGACGCCCAGGTGTCGGGCTTTCGGACCGTGCCCGGCGCGCGGGCCGAGGACTGGCTCGACGCGGGCCAGTGCCGGGACTGTTTCCTGCCGTCGTTCAACTACCGTCCAGGCGGTTCCGCCCAGTATCTATTGGCCCTGTCCAATTTTGACGATCCGAGCGCGCCGCAACGGTTTCGGTTCGGCTTCATGGCGTCAAGCGATACGCACACGGCCCGGCCGGGGAGCGGCTACAAGGAGGTCGAGCGCGGCTCGATGAGCGATGCGCGCGGCGCGCGGGATGCCACCTGGGCGCGGCGCCTCGCTCCCCCCGAGCAGGAAGCGCGGCCGGAATCGGTTCCCTTTGACCCGGCGACCACCCAGCTGCAGGGATTTCAGTTTCTTGAGCTTGAGCGTCAATCGAGCTTTTTTCTGACCGGCGGTCTGATTGCCGCCCACGCGACCGGCCGCGACCGGCGGGCCGTGTGGCAGGCGCTCAAAAGCAAGGAAGTCTACGCCACCAGCGGCGAGCGCATCCTGTTGTGGTTCGATCTGCTGGAGTCCCCGGCCAACGCCCGCATTCCCATGGGCGGCAGCGTCGGGCTGAACGGCAGCCCGCGGTTTCGGGTCCGGGCGGTTGGCGCCCAGAAACAACAGCCCGGTTGTCCCGACTACAGCCTCAGCGCCCTGTCGCCCGAGCGGCTTGAGCACGTGTGTCGGGGAGAGTGCTATAACCCGTCCGACGAGCGCCGGCTGATTACCCGGATTGAGGTTGTACGCATTCGGCCTCAGATTGCGCCGGACGAGCCGATGGCCAGCCTGATCGACGATCCGTGGCAGCGTTTTACCTGTCGGCCCGACCCGAACGGCTGTGTGGTGGAGTTTGACGACCCGGACTTTGCCGGTCTGGGGCGTGACGCGGTCTACTATGTCCGGGCGATACAGGAGCCGAGTCCGGCGATCCATGCCGACCCGCTGGGCTGCGAGTACGATGAGAACGGCAACTGTGTCGAGGTCAAGCTGTGTTTCGGCGACTACCGGACGCCGGCCGACGACGACTGTCTGGCCGAGCACGAGTCGCGCGCCTGGTCGTCGCCGATTTTTGTCGATTTCCAAGGGTAA
- a CDS encoding heme-binding protein, giving the protein MSSLGLTLANTIVEAALKKARELNTAPLAVAVLDETGQLKAYQREDQTSLLRTDIAIGKAWGALGLGRSSRVLGKVAEERPAFIHALSVMAGGKLVPVPGGVLIRAEDNTIIGAVGISGDTSDIDETCAVAGIETAGLRADAGAA; this is encoded by the coding sequence ATGAGCAGCTTGGGTTTGACACTGGCGAACACCATTGTAGAGGCCGCCCTGAAAAAGGCCCGGGAGCTGAACACCGCCCCCCTGGCCGTGGCCGTACTGGATGAGACGGGTCAGCTGAAAGCCTACCAGCGTGAGGATCAGACCAGTCTGCTGCGGACCGATATTGCGATTGGCAAAGCCTGGGGCGCCCTGGGCCTGGGGCGTTCGTCGCGGGTGCTGGGCAAGGTGGCCGAAGAGCGCCCGGCGTTTATTCACGCCCTGAGCGTGATGGCCGGAGGAAAGCTGGTGCCAGTGCCGGGCGGGGTGCTGATTCGAGCTGAAGATAACACGATTATCGGAGCGGTCGGCATATCGGGCGACACCTCGGATATTGACGAGACCTGCGCCGTGGCCGGGATTGAGACGGCGGGCCTGCGAGCCGATGCCGGTGCCGCCTAG